From one Babesia bovis T2Bo chromosome 3, whole genome shotgun sequence genomic stretch:
- a CDS encoding ATP synthase subunit C domain containing protein: protein MAKSWSSVFANIPPSFWGYLGTFLALGLAVLGAGWGILLCGTSIMGGSVNSPRITVKNLVSVIFCEAVGIYGLIVAVLLLNASLGFTATPRPDDFNADKRITLLYFLEVHRGYVLFAIGLTSGLCNLFCGLSVGAVGSACALADAQKPQLFVKILMVEIFAGIIGLFGVIFAVLLLSTMP, encoded by the exons ATGGCGAAATCATGGTCATCTGTGTTTGCAAATATACCGCCTAGTTTTTGGGGTTATCTTGGCACATTTTTAGCTCTAGGACTTGCTGTTCTTGGTGCAGGATG GGGCATTTTATTATGCGGTACTTCCATTATGGGAGGTTCAGTTAATTCGCCGCGTATTACTGTGAAAAACCTCGTATCTGTGATTTTCTGCGAAGCTGTTGGTATATACGGCCTTATTGTTGCTGTGCTTCTACTCAATGCTTCTTTGGGTTTCACTGCCACCCCTCGTCCTGATGATTTTAATGCTGACAAGCGTATTACGTTGTTATACTTCTTAGAAGTACATCGTGGTTACGTATTGTTTGCTATTGGATTGACTTCTGGTCTATGCAACTTGTTTTGcgg TCTCTCAGTTGGTGCTGTTGGCAGCGCTTGTGCTTTAGCTGATGCTCAGAAGCCTCAGTTATTTGTGAAGATTCTTATGGTTGAGATTTTCGCTGGTATTATcg GTCTTTTTGGCGTAATCTTTGCCGTACTTCTTCTTAGTACTATGCCTTAG
- a CDS encoding putative integral membrane protein, whose translation MVLTEPKGAVHTNLKPFHRNDDVTHRHGNIPNETSEIQHLAKMKTDIDAAILRIQQSLQSKTLTQPELQKIVDIKQNANIKLDSANNKLNDLIKTVNVNTNRVVALQVQRYRRIFDQLTGEFALVTKQVDQRYRSFTLFGDDRHAVQPPDVSSSVGQVVVEAIMDVESLTEQAVLNLGILKRGNTRMAKIVGRLNTMVHHHLVDIHKIQRNINYVLIRNRTVTSIVLGFCLFLVIYKLILSKII comes from the coding sequence ATGGTGTTAACGGAGCCCAAAGGGGCTGTACATACGAATCTTAAACCATTCCACAGAAATGACGATGTAACACATCGACATGGAAATATACCAAATGAGACATCTGAAATACAACACTTGGCTAAAATGAAAACTGATATAGATGCCGCAATCCTGAGAATACAACAAAGTCTACAAAGCAAAACGTTGACACAGCCGGAACTGCAAAAAATTGTagatataaaacaaaatgcAAACATCAAACTGGATTCAGCAAATAACAAACTTAACGACCTTATAAAAACGGTAAATGTGAATACTAACAGAGTTGTGGCATTGCAAGTGCAAAGATATAGAAGGATATTCGATCAGTTAACAGGAGAGTTCGCTCTTGTGACGAAACAAGTTGACCAAAGATATCGGAGTTTTACACTTTTCGGGGATGATAGACATGCTGTTCAACCTCCAGATGTAAGTAGCAGTGTAGGACAAGTTGTTGTAGAAGCTATAATGGATGTTGAGTCATTAACCGAACAAGCAGTTCTCAATTTGGGCATCTTGAAAAGAGGAAATACTAGAATGGCAAAGATAGTAGGAAGGCTTAATACGATGGTGCACCATCATCTAGTTGATAtacataaaatacaaaGAAACATCAATTACGTGCTTATAAGAAACCGTACAGTGACGTCAATCGTACTTGGATTCTGTCTCTTCTTGGTTATTTATAAATTAATACTGTCAAAAATCATATAA
- a CDS encoding plectin/S10 domain containing protein codes for MTLNGIKYSIIPRENRDMIYRYLINEGVLVCKKSSKIPLHPEINVPNLHVMMVMKSLKSRNYVVEHFNWQHLYFVLTDQGVEYLRNCLYLPPTVFPATHSKRPASNTILKEVA; via the exons ATGACGCTCAATGGTATTAAATATAGCATTATCCCACGGGAAAACCGTGATATGATTTACAGATATTTGATTAATG AGGGTGTTCTTGTTTGCAAGAAGAGTTCCAAGATTCCCTTGCATCCGGAGATAAATGTTCCTAACCTTCACGTTATGATGGTTATGAAGTCATTGAAGTCTCGTAATTATGTCGTTGAGCACTTCAACTGGCAGCACTTGTACTTTGTACTCACGGACCAGGGTGTGGAATACTTGCGCAACTGCTTATATCTCCCACCTACTGTTTTCCCTGCCACTCACTCTAAGAGGCCTGCGTCTAATACCATTTTGAAAGAGGTAGCCTAA
- a CDS encoding RNA recognition motif domain containing protein — protein MAKMKTSKNSKIEKVKQPTQVKKKRDKEESSPPVSEGARKLKALIEKATVKPASTELLQPPKNESPVIPEKVKIIDNKGTNDADTRIEPEVRTKPVVQKKVKKTKIGSKDYVDEPNVVFIGNVPLSLDKSQLIKKLGIDPKIVQSIYFRSLPVESKFARNKRVGIIRGKFSDAKSTQNAYVKLVDEKYVDTLLAKNTMEIDGHYLFINKNSPSSFSKFNRKKTIFVGRLPKSTTENELFDVFSNVSAVKGVRIIRDPQTHESKGFGFVAFDERNAVPEAIAAFNNKEFKGYTLNVMKALDHEKAVEYKMKATKKKGSKKDPKGRYRQSRKGNMKGDSKKLARRR, from the exons ATGGCCAAAATGAAAACCAGCAAAAATTCTAAAATAGAAAAGGTAAAACAACCAACTCAGGTTAAGAAAAAACGAGATAAGGAGGAATCTAGTCCACCTGTATCTGAAGGCGCGCGCAAGCTTAAAGCTTTGATCGAAAAGGCAACCGTAAAACCAGCTTCTACCGAATTATTACAACCACCAAAGAATGAATCTCCTGTTATACCTGAAAAGGTGAAGATAATTGATAATAAGGGAACAAACGACGCTGATACGAGAATAGAACCAGAGGTTAGAACCAAACCAGTCGTTCAAAAAAAGGTTAAAAAGACAAAGATCGGTTCGAAAGATTATGTTG ATGAACCtaatgttgtttttatcGGAAATGTACCCTTGTCATTGGATAAATCTCAGTTGATAAAGAAGCTCGGAATCGACCCCAAAATAGTACAATCTATTTACTTTAGGTCATTGCCAGTTGAAAGCAAGTTTGCAAGAAACAAAAGAGTTGGTATAATTAGAGGCAAATTCAGTGATGCCAAATCTACACAAAATGCATACGTTAAACTTGTCGATGAGAAATATGTCGATACATTGTTGGCGAAGAATACCATGGAAATAGATGGGCATTATTTGTTTATCAACAAAAACTCGCCTTCTTCATTTAGTAAATTCAATCGCAAGAAAACCATTTTTGTTGGAAGGCTTCCGAAAAGTACCACCGAGAATGAACTTTTTGATGTGTTTTCTAATGTAAGCGCTGTCAAAG GTGTTCGCATTATCAGAGATCCGCAGACTCACGAATCCAAG GGTTTTGGATTTGTCGCATTCGATGAACGAAATGCAGTACCCGAAGCTATAGCAGCTTTCAACAATAAAGAGTTTAAG GGTTATACGCTTAATGTCATGAAAGCTCTGGACCACGAGAAAGCTGTTGAATACAAAATGAAAGCTACAAAGAAAAAGGGTTCTAAAAAAGATCCAAAAGGACGTTATCGTCAAAGTAGAAAGGGCAATATGAAAGGTGATTCGAAAAAGCTTGCCAGAAGACGATGA